Genomic window (Oikeobacillus pervagus):
ATGTCCCTTGAAGAAATTCTTGCTAAGTTAGGTGAAGGTCCAAGTGCGGATGCGCTCTCCAATAAAGAACCATTTGATGTTCTTGTTGTGGGTGGAGGTCCAGCGGGTGCAAGTGCGGCAATCTATGCAGCACGTAAAGGTATACGCACAGGAATTGTAGCAGAACGCTTTGGCGGTCAGATTTTAGATACCTTGAGCATTGAAAACTTTATCAGTGTAAAAAATACAGAAGGACCTAAATTAGCAGCGGCTCTTGAAGAACATGTGAAAGAGTATGATATCGATGTTATGAATTTACAGCGTGCTAAAGGGTTAGAAAAGAAAGATTTTATCGAAGTTGAACTTGAAAATGGGGCTGTTCTTAAGAGTAAGACCGTTATCATTTCAACGGGTGCACGTTGGCGTAATGTGAACGTTCCTGGTGAACAAGAATTTAAAAACAAAGGGGTAGCTTATTGTCCTCATTGTGACGGTCCATTATTTGAAGGGAAAGACGTAGCGGTTATCGGTGGTGGTAACTCCGGTGTTGAGGCAGCTATTGACCTAGCAGGAATTGTTAAGCATGTTACAGTTCTTGAGTTCATGCCAGAGCTAAAAGCGGATGAGGTACTACAGAAACGTCTATACAGCCTTCCAAATGTGACAGTCGTCAAGAACGTTCAAACAAAAGAAATTACTGGTACAGACAAAGTAGATGGTATTACTTACATTGATCGTGAGACAGAAGAAGAAAAACATATTGAACTAGCCGGTGTGTTCGTTCAAATTGGCCTTGTACCAAACACTGATTGGTTAGAGGGCACTCTCGAACGCAATCGTATAGGTGAAATCGTAGTGGATAAGCGTGGAGCTACTACGGTTCCTGGAGTTTTTGCTGCAGGTGATTGTACAGACAGTGCTTATAACCAAATTATTATTTCCATGGGATCAGGTGCAACTGCAGCATTGGGTGCATTTGATTATCTAATTCGAAATTAATATAGAGCATAAGCAAAATCTCGGTTAAGCAGTTCTTTAGGAATTTTTAAATCCCTCCAATATTTAAATAACTGTAGACCGCTGTACGTTAGCTTATGATATAGAATCCAATATCTTTTATTTCAGAAATCACTATTCTATCTATCATGACAGGATAGTGATTTCTTTCCCTATTTTTCTATCAAAATAGGAGGCTACCATCATAAAAAGGAACTTTGATGGGACAATGAATCTGTCCCTGCCCATCGTTGTTATTCATTTAAAGCTGTTTTTATCGTTTCTAAATTCTCGCGCATAATACTGAGATAATCATCTTTTTGTTTCACGTTTTCTTCAGTTACAGCTTCAAGATTATGGAGAGTAAGCGACTTTGCCCCCAATTCCTCTTGAATGATTTTTGCTACCTTTGGTGAGACATTTTGCTCAAAAATCACATAATGGATGTTATGCTCGGTTGACTTTTGAATGATTTCCTGCAATTGTTTCTGGGTAGGTTCTTGTGTAGGTGATAAACCTGTAATGGCGATCTGTTCAATCCCATAACGCTTTTCCCAATATCCATAGGCAGCATGGGTAACCAATAAATATTTTGTTTTTGAGTTTTCAATGGTCGTCTTAAATTCTTGATCAAGCTTTTCTAGCTCACCTTTTAGCTGGGTATAATTGCTTTCAAACTCTTCTTTGTGTTCTGGCATTAACTTACTTAACGAAGTTTTTATATTATTTGCTAGATCAATAGCAAGGCTAGGATCTAGCCATATATGGGGATCCACATCACCGTGATGATGCTCTTCTTCTTTATGTTCATGAGAGTCTTTGTGTTCATCGTCATGGGCTTCATCTTCATGGTGCTCATTCTCATGTTCATGCTCATGAGAATGACTAGATTCTATGAGTTCAAGTCCTTCACCAGCTTTTAGAATTTGAACATCTTCTTTTTTCAAAGTTTCAGAAGCTTTTTCTGAAAAACCTTCAATACCAACACCTGTGTAGATAAATAAATCAGAATTTGCTAGATTAACCATATCTTTAGTAGAAGGTTCGTAAGTATGGGCGTCCACATTTGGCGGGTAGATGCTCTTCACATCAACAAACTCACCTCCAATTTTTTTTGTGAAATCTTCAAGTGGATAAATTGTTGTATAGACATTTAATGTTTCTTTATCCTTTACTTCTTTATTTTCGCTAGTGCTTTTGGGGCTTCCGCAACCGGATAATATAAGGATTAACGTAAGGATAGCAGCGGAAATAACGGAC
Coding sequences:
- the ahpF gene encoding alkyl hydroperoxide reductase subunit F, encoding MALNAEIKSQLNQYLQLLEGDLVLKVSAGSDKVSEEMLTLIDELASMTSKITVEKVKLNRTPSFSVNRVGEDTGITFAGVPLGHEFTSLVLALLQVSGRAPKVDENVIDQIKKIKGEYHFETYVSLSCHNCPDVVQALNIMSVLNPGITHTMIDGAAYKDEVEKKDVLAVPAVYLNGESFGNGRMSLEEILAKLGEGPSADALSNKEPFDVLVVGGGPAGASAAIYAARKGIRTGIVAERFGGQILDTLSIENFISVKNTEGPKLAAALEEHVKEYDIDVMNLQRAKGLEKKDFIEVELENGAVLKSKTVIISTGARWRNVNVPGEQEFKNKGVAYCPHCDGPLFEGKDVAVIGGGNSGVEAAIDLAGIVKHVTVLEFMPELKADEVLQKRLYSLPNVTVVKNVQTKEITGTDKVDGITYIDRETEEEKHIELAGVFVQIGLVPNTDWLEGTLERNRIGEIVVDKRGATTVPGVFAAGDCTDSAYNQIIISMGSGATAALGAFDYLIRN
- a CDS encoding metal ABC transporter solute-binding protein, Zn/Mn family is translated as MKIKSVISAAILTLILILSGCGSPKSTSENKEVKDKETLNVYTTIYPLEDFTKKIGGEFVDVKSIYPPNVDAHTYEPSTKDMVNLANSDLFIYTGVGIEGFSEKASETLKKEDVQILKAGEGLELIESSHSHEHEHENEHHEDEAHDDEHKDSHEHKEEEHHHGDVDPHIWLDPSLAIDLANNIKTSLSKLMPEHKEEFESNYTQLKGELEKLDQEFKTTIENSKTKYLLVTHAAYGYWEKRYGIEQIAITGLSPTQEPTQKQLQEIIQKSTEHNIHYVIFEQNVSPKVAKIIQEELGAKSLTLHNLEAVTEENVKQKDDYLSIMRENLETIKTALNE